One window from the genome of Oceanicoccus sp. KOV_DT_Chl encodes:
- a CDS encoding NADH:ubiquinone reductase (Na(+)-transporting) subunit B, translated as MAVKFPALRKFLDDIEPHFHKGGKYESWFALYEAADTIFYSPGSTTKTSAHVRDGVDLKRIMITVWLCTFPAMFFGMWNVGFQANTIHAATELAMNDDWRSGLIMAFAGNDVNSIWDNFWYGFWYFIPVYLTTFIVGGFWEVLFAMKRGHEVNEGFFVTSILFALACPPSIPLWMVALGISFGVVIGKEVFGGTGKNFLNPALTGRAFLFFAYPAAMSGDAVWTAVDGHTGATALSVAASGGVDALEAAFSWNSTFFGTIPGSMGETSTLAIFIGLAGLMITRIASWRIVLGVFAGMFALTTLFNMLGSDTNPMFAMPWYWHLTVGGFAFGMVFMATDPVSASMTNTGKYWFGALIGIMVVLIRVVNPAFPEGMMLAILFANLFAPLIDHFVVQANIKRRLARG; from the coding sequence ATGGCGGTAAAGTTCCCGGCACTGCGCAAATTTCTTGATGATATTGAACCGCATTTTCATAAGGGCGGTAAATACGAAAGTTGGTTCGCGCTGTATGAAGCAGCAGATACCATATTCTATTCTCCTGGTAGTACCACCAAAACATCTGCGCATGTTCGCGATGGTGTAGATCTTAAGCGGATCATGATTACCGTGTGGTTGTGTACTTTCCCCGCTATGTTTTTTGGTATGTGGAATGTGGGGTTCCAGGCTAATACCATTCATGCGGCCACTGAGTTAGCAATGAACGATGATTGGCGAAGCGGTCTAATCATGGCCTTCGCTGGTAATGACGTAAATAGTATCTGGGATAATTTCTGGTACGGTTTTTGGTATTTCATTCCTGTTTATCTAACGACTTTTATTGTTGGTGGTTTTTGGGAAGTGTTATTCGCGATGAAGCGTGGCCACGAAGTAAACGAAGGTTTTTTCGTAACCTCGATTTTATTTGCACTGGCGTGTCCGCCTTCCATCCCGCTGTGGATGGTGGCGCTGGGTATCAGTTTTGGTGTGGTAATAGGTAAAGAAGTGTTCGGGGGTACAGGTAAGAACTTCCTCAATCCTGCTCTTACCGGTCGCGCCTTTTTGTTCTTCGCTTATCCGGCAGCAATGTCAGGTGATGCAGTTTGGACGGCGGTTGATGGTCACACAGGGGCAACCGCGTTATCCGTTGCTGCCAGTGGTGGTGTTGATGCACTGGAAGCTGCGTTTAGCTGGAATTCAACCTTCTTTGGAACGATTCCAGGCTCGATGGGTGAAACCTCAACGCTGGCGATCTTCATCGGTTTAGCCGGTTTGATGATTACCAGAATAGCTTCCTGGCGTATTGTGCTGGGTGTTTTTGCTGGCATGTTTGCATTGACCACTTTATTTAACATGCTGGGTTCAGACACAAACCCGATGTTTGCTATGCCCTGGTACTGGCACTTAACGGTTGGTGGATTTGCTTTCGGCATGGTGTTTATGGCGACAGACCCCGTGTCTGCCTCTATGACTAACACCGGGAAATATTGGTTTGGTGCGTTGATAGGCATAATGGTGGTGTTAATCCGAGTGGTTAATCCTGCCTTTCCTGAAGGCATGATGTTGGCCATTCTGTTCGCCAACTTGTTCGCACCTTTGATCGACCACTTTGTGGTGCAAGCTAACATTAAACGGAGGCTCGCCCGTGGCTAA
- a CDS encoding Na(+)-translocating NADH-quinone reductase subunit A, whose amino-acid sequence MIKINRGLDLPISGTPVQVISDGVKARSVAVIGFDYVGMKPTMEVQVGDKVKTGQVIFTDKKTEGVKYTAPASGTIAAINRGDKRVLQSVVIDIEGDASEIFATVSDVTQLSREQIVTTLVDSGQWTAFRTRPYSRVPAPASTPNAIFVAAIDTHPLAADPAVIIAEQATAFADGLTVLSKLTDGKVFVAKAPGAAIETGSAPVVTEEFAGAHPAGLVGTHMHFLAPVSTRKVAWSIAYQDVIAIGKLFVEGKLYTDRVISLAGPQVERPELVRTRLGANLDELTAGKMKVGSNRIISGSVLGGRTASGSVAYLGRYHQQVTVLLEGSEREFMGWMSPGREKHSVLGIYISQLTKSKLMDFTTTTNGSERAMVPVGNYEKVMPLDILPTQLLRSLIVGDTQMAQDLGCLELDEEDLALCSYVCAGKYEYGPILRDNLTRIEKEG is encoded by the coding sequence ATGATTAAGATAAATCGTGGTTTGGACTTGCCTATCTCCGGTACACCTGTGCAGGTTATTAGTGACGGCGTGAAAGCGCGATCAGTTGCTGTAATCGGCTTTGACTATGTTGGTATGAAGCCAACTATGGAAGTGCAGGTCGGGGATAAGGTCAAGACTGGTCAGGTCATTTTCACCGATAAGAAAACCGAAGGGGTTAAATATACGGCCCCGGCCAGTGGCACCATTGCCGCCATTAACCGCGGTGATAAGCGTGTTTTGCAATCGGTGGTTATTGATATTGAGGGTGATGCGTCAGAAATATTTGCCACTGTCAGTGATGTTACCCAGCTGAGTCGTGAGCAAATCGTTACCACGCTGGTTGATTCAGGGCAGTGGACTGCCTTCCGCACCCGCCCGTATAGTCGAGTACCCGCACCTGCAAGCACGCCCAACGCTATTTTTGTAGCCGCCATTGATACTCACCCGTTGGCAGCTGATCCCGCCGTTATTATTGCCGAACAGGCGACTGCTTTTGCCGATGGTTTAACGGTATTGAGTAAATTAACCGATGGCAAAGTCTTTGTTGCTAAAGCACCAGGTGCGGCGATAGAGACTGGCAGTGCCCCAGTTGTTACTGAAGAATTTGCGGGGGCACATCCGGCTGGCTTGGTTGGTACGCACATGCATTTTCTTGCGCCAGTGAGTACCAGAAAAGTCGCCTGGAGTATCGCCTATCAAGATGTCATCGCCATTGGCAAACTATTTGTTGAAGGTAAATTATATACAGACCGTGTTATTTCATTGGCAGGCCCACAAGTTGAGCGTCCCGAATTAGTGAGAACACGACTGGGTGCGAACTTGGATGAGTTGACTGCGGGTAAGATGAAGGTTGGCAGCAACCGTATTATTTCCGGTTCAGTTTTAGGCGGTCGCACCGCTTCTGGCTCAGTGGCTTATCTCGGTCGTTATCACCAGCAAGTAACGGTATTGCTCGAGGGCAGTGAGCGCGAATTTATGGGCTGGATGTCACCTGGCCGCGAAAAGCATTCTGTATTGGGTATTTACATTTCCCAATTAACTAAAAGTAAATTGATGGACTTTACGACGACTACCAATGGTAGTGAGCGGGCGATGGTGCCAGTGGGTAATTATGAGAAAGTTATGCCGCTGGATATTTTGCCAACCCAATTACTGCGATCGTTAATAGTGGGTGATACCCAGATGGCTCAGGATCTGGGCTGTCTTGAATTAGATGAAGAAGACTTGGCCCTTTGTAGCTATGTCTGTGCAGGTAAGTATGAGTATGGTCCAATACTCCGCGATAACCTGACTCGTATAGAGAAGGAGGGTTAA
- the mfd gene encoding transcription-repair coupling factor, translated as MTKLALLSPLPATTGSDRHRWGSLYGSAPSLAIANQAQSSRQLTLVICNDTASALRLEQELAFFASDLDILHFPDWETLPYDNFSPHQDIISERLTTLHRLSQLEHGILVVPISTLMHRLLPSDYLHAHSLAINVGQQFNIDSMRLQLEANGYRCVNTVYEHGEFALRGSIMDIFPMGSPHPFRIDLLDDEIDTLRTFDPETQRTVEQVQQISLLPGKEFPLDEAGIKRFRDQWHQQFDVDHRRCPIYQDVSEGIAPAGIEYYLPLFFQQTSTLFDYLPATTMVTCTEGLEAAADQFWRDLHQRFEDRNIDPQRPLLNPSQLFIATEQLFAALKQYPRIILHRDALEAKAGNYNFDSQPPPFLSINAQAENPLIELESLIANADARILFCAESAGRRESLLELLQRHNIKPALFNSWQQFIASDEMLGITVGPLESGLKLDNILLIAEPQLFGQRVMQSRRRRKMQDNSDAVIKNLTELRLGAPVVHIDHGVGRYRGLQSIGIDGEETEFLTLEYADGAKLYVPVASLHLISRYSGADEEMAPLHRLGSDKWQKAKRKAAEKIRDVAAELLDIYARRAARPGQKLVVPEQAYQKFAAGFPFEETPDQETAITAVLADMQNTTATDRLVCGDVGFGKTEVAMRAAFVAAHNSKQVAILVPTTLLAQQHYESFKDRFADWPVTIDVLSRFRSVKEQEQILAKVASGKVDILIGTHKLLQKDVKYHDLGLLIIDEEHRFGVRQKEQLKSLRAEVDILTLTATPIPRTLNMAMSGMRDLSIIATPPARRLSVKTFVREWDNGVIKEAILREILRGGQVYYLHNEVKTIEQSARELKALIPELRIGIGHGQMPERQLEQVMSDFYHKRFNLLLCTTIIETGIDIPSANTIIIDRADKFGLAQLHQLRGRVGRSHHQAYAYLLTPGVKNMTRDAEKRLEAISQAEDLGSGFTLATHDLEIRGAGELLGDDQSGQIHSIGFTLYMEMLERAVNAIKQGKTIDLEQSFDTSSEVNLRLPALIPDDYLPDVHTRLILYKRIASAENNNDLRELQVEMIDRFGLLPDPVKNLFRATQIKLQAQQIGIKKVEASAAGGKLEFADNTQVEPIALVKLVQTQSKTYQLAGATALKFSEALEDRELRFSFVEDLINKLTPVDPLIQSQN; from the coding sequence ATGACCAAGCTTGCTTTGCTCTCCCCTCTTCCTGCAACTACTGGCAGCGATCGTCATCGCTGGGGGAGTCTCTACGGCAGTGCTCCGAGCTTGGCCATTGCCAATCAGGCGCAATCATCCAGGCAACTCACGCTGGTCATTTGTAACGACACCGCCAGCGCACTCAGACTGGAACAGGAATTGGCATTTTTTGCGAGTGACCTGGATATTCTTCATTTCCCTGACTGGGAAACACTGCCTTACGATAATTTCTCACCGCATCAGGATATTATTTCTGAGCGACTCACCACTTTACATCGATTATCACAACTGGAACACGGTATTCTGGTTGTTCCAATTTCAACCTTGATGCATCGACTGCTTCCTAGTGATTATTTGCATGCCCATAGCTTGGCCATTAATGTCGGCCAGCAATTTAATATCGACAGCATGCGTCTGCAACTGGAAGCCAACGGCTACCGCTGTGTGAATACAGTTTATGAACACGGTGAGTTTGCCCTGCGCGGTTCGATCATGGATATTTTTCCTATGGGGAGTCCGCACCCTTTCCGGATTGATTTACTTGATGATGAAATAGATACGCTACGCACCTTTGACCCCGAAACCCAACGCACCGTCGAACAAGTACAACAAATCAGCCTGCTGCCCGGCAAAGAATTCCCATTGGATGAAGCCGGTATCAAACGCTTTCGTGATCAATGGCATCAACAGTTTGATGTCGATCACCGGCGCTGCCCGATTTATCAGGATGTCAGCGAGGGTATTGCGCCAGCGGGTATCGAATATTATTTGCCCTTATTTTTTCAACAAACCAGCACCTTATTTGATTATTTACCCGCTACCACGATGGTGACCTGCACCGAAGGGTTGGAAGCTGCTGCTGATCAATTCTGGCGCGACCTGCATCAACGTTTTGAAGATCGCAATATTGATCCACAACGACCACTGTTAAATCCCAGCCAATTATTTATTGCAACCGAGCAACTATTTGCTGCGCTCAAACAATATCCACGAATTATTTTACATCGCGATGCACTGGAAGCCAAAGCTGGCAATTACAATTTTGATAGCCAGCCGCCGCCGTTCCTAAGCATTAACGCACAAGCAGAAAATCCGTTAATCGAACTGGAAAGTTTGATAGCAAATGCTGACGCTCGCATCTTATTTTGTGCCGAAAGTGCCGGCAGAAGAGAATCGTTGCTGGAGCTTTTACAGCGGCACAATATCAAACCAGCTCTGTTTAATAGCTGGCAGCAGTTTATAGCCAGTGATGAAATGCTAGGTATTACCGTAGGGCCATTAGAGTCAGGCTTAAAGCTCGATAATATTTTACTGATTGCTGAGCCACAGCTATTTGGCCAGCGTGTGATGCAAAGTCGTCGCCGTCGCAAAATGCAGGACAACAGCGATGCAGTCATCAAAAACCTCACCGAATTACGATTGGGCGCTCCAGTTGTACATATTGACCACGGCGTTGGACGCTATCGCGGTTTACAAAGTATTGGCATTGACGGTGAAGAGACTGAATTCCTGACACTGGAATATGCAGACGGCGCAAAATTGTACGTCCCCGTCGCCTCACTCCATTTAATCAGTCGCTATAGTGGCGCCGATGAAGAGATGGCACCACTGCATCGCTTGGGAAGCGACAAGTGGCAAAAAGCCAAACGTAAAGCCGCAGAAAAAATACGCGATGTAGCCGCCGAGCTACTGGATATCTATGCACGCAGGGCCGCCAGACCCGGGCAAAAACTGGTGGTTCCCGAGCAAGCCTATCAAAAGTTTGCCGCGGGCTTTCCCTTTGAAGAAACGCCGGATCAAGAAACAGCTATCACTGCAGTACTGGCAGACATGCAAAACACAACAGCAACGGATCGCCTGGTCTGTGGCGATGTGGGTTTTGGTAAAACGGAAGTTGCCATGCGCGCGGCATTTGTTGCCGCACACAACAGCAAACAAGTCGCTATTTTAGTACCCACAACATTACTGGCTCAGCAGCACTATGAATCCTTTAAGGATCGATTTGCTGACTGGCCGGTAACTATTGATGTGCTATCCCGCTTTCGGTCAGTCAAAGAACAGGAGCAAATACTTGCTAAAGTGGCCAGCGGTAAAGTAGATATTTTAATCGGCACCCACAAACTGCTGCAAAAAGATGTAAAGTACCATGATCTCGGCTTATTAATTATCGATGAAGAGCACCGCTTCGGAGTACGCCAAAAAGAACAGCTAAAGTCCCTGCGCGCCGAAGTCGACATTCTCACCTTAACCGCAACACCTATCCCCAGAACGCTAAACATGGCAATGTCGGGAATGCGCGACTTATCCATTATTGCCACCCCACCGGCCAGACGACTCTCGGTCAAAACCTTTGTTCGAGAGTGGGATAATGGTGTAATAAAAGAAGCCATACTGCGAGAAATATTGCGCGGCGGTCAGGTGTATTACCTGCACAATGAGGTTAAAACTATCGAGCAGTCTGCTCGGGAACTAAAAGCGTTAATACCCGAATTACGTATTGGCATCGGTCACGGGCAAATGCCGGAGCGGCAACTTGAGCAAGTGATGTCGGATTTTTATCACAAACGTTTTAACCTATTGTTATGTACCACCATCATTGAAACCGGTATCGATATCCCTAGCGCCAACACCATCATTATCGACCGCGCTGATAAATTTGGCTTAGCGCAATTACACCAATTGCGTGGACGCGTCGGCCGCTCTCACCATCAAGCCTATGCCTACCTGCTTACACCCGGCGTAAAGAACATGACTCGTGATGCGGAAAAACGCCTGGAGGCCATCAGTCAGGCGGAAGATTTAGGCTCGGGATTCACCCTGGCTACTCACGACCTGGAAATACGTGGTGCGGGAGAACTATTAGGCGATGACCAAAGCGGGCAAATTCATAGCATCGGCTTTACCCTCTATATGGAAATGCTCGAACGCGCAGTTAACGCAATCAAACAAGGTAAAACGATCGATCTGGAACAATCATTTGATACCAGTAGTGAAGTTAACCTGCGCTTACCCGCGCTAATCCCCGACGACTACTTACCCGATGTACACACACGGCTGATTCTTTATAAGCGCATCGCCAGCGCTGAAAACAACAACGATTTACGTGAGCTACAAGTTGAAATGATCGACCGCTTCGGCTTGTTACCGGACCCGGTGAAAAATTTGTTTCGCGCCACACAAATTAAACTGCAAGCACAGCAGATCGGGATCAAGAAAGTAGAAGCATCGGCCGCAGGCGGCAAGTTAGAATTCGCCGACAATACCCAGGTTGAACCCATTGCGCTGGTAAAGCTGGTACAAACACAATCAAAAACCTATCAACTGGCCGGCGCTACCGCCTTGAAATTTAGTGAAGCCCTGGAAGATAGAGAACTACGCTTTAGTTTTGTTGAGGACTTAATCAACAAGCTGACGCCGGTTGACCCACTAATTCAGTCGCAAAACTAG
- a CDS encoding CsiV family protein produces the protein MSIQAQPSVEVDIPKWYQIEVLIFAYQRDNSQQELWPQELGLKYPQRILQLKQATANQVIINEPIPPMVSVFDRTFSEDTTPADATITESDVPANEPVVDNNKQLLNDSESTVLPVMTVELEEQPFTLLAKEEMTFQTIAKRLAAQRNIRQLFHAAWRQPIRERDTAESILIRGGDQYDNHFELEGSLSIGLERYLHISTDLWLSNFVSNAGLDKTPWPVLPPIPITSKAVTSSLTPSGDPFLNSAQNNLFSDQTFSFDNPFIDTAGNLFSVAETITLRQERRMRSQELHYIDHPLMGLLVRITPYEKPLSAETPLPTTNISEQQN, from the coding sequence TTGAGCATACAGGCACAGCCATCTGTGGAAGTCGACATCCCCAAGTGGTATCAGATTGAGGTGCTGATCTTTGCGTATCAACGGGACAACAGCCAGCAAGAACTATGGCCACAGGAGCTTGGGCTAAAATACCCGCAGCGTATTCTGCAACTTAAACAAGCCACTGCCAATCAGGTCATCATTAATGAACCAATACCGCCTATGGTGTCTGTTTTTGATAGGACCTTCAGTGAAGATACTACGCCAGCAGATGCAACTATCACTGAAAGCGACGTGCCAGCAAACGAGCCTGTGGTCGACAACAACAAACAGCTCTTAAATGATAGTGAGTCGACAGTTTTACCGGTGATGACGGTCGAACTGGAGGAACAGCCTTTTACTCTGCTAGCTAAAGAGGAAATGACCTTTCAAACTATTGCTAAGCGGCTGGCAGCCCAGCGCAATATTCGTCAGCTATTTCATGCGGCCTGGCGACAACCCATTCGTGAACGTGACACAGCAGAAAGTATTTTAATACGTGGCGGCGATCAATATGATAATCACTTTGAACTGGAAGGCTCCCTTAGCATTGGCCTGGAACGCTATCTGCATATTAGTACTGATTTATGGCTGAGCAACTTTGTCAGCAATGCCGGTTTGGATAAAACCCCTTGGCCTGTATTACCGCCGATACCAATAACATCCAAAGCCGTTACGTCTTCGCTAACGCCCTCGGGCGACCCATTTCTCAATAGCGCGCAAAATAATTTATTTAGCGATCAAACCTTTAGCTTTGATAATCCCTTTATCGATACCGCCGGTAATCTGTTTTCAGTAGCAGAAACTATTACGCTGCGTCAGGAACGTCGCATGCGTAGCCAAGAGCTGCATTATATCGATCACCCACTAATGGGTTTACTGGTGCGAATTACACCCTACGAAAAACCCTTATCAGCAGAAACGCCGCTACCCACTACCAATATCAGCGAGCAGCAAAATTAA
- a CDS encoding S-methyl-5'-thioinosine phosphorylase, with the protein MLAIIGGTGLNDFQQGATVGERLTPYGETSAAIIQTQLNGRDVVFLARHGSPHRIPPHKVNYRANLWALKQLGVDRVLAVNAVGGIHPSMPAGAIVIPDQLVDYSYDREHTFFDGVAIGDQAAALEHVDFSYPYSASLRQALLSAAEHIGLAVSDKAVYAVTQGPRLETAAEINRLERDGCDIVGMTAMPEAVLARELGIDYASICLVVNPAAGRSSTLITMDDIHRVIASGMGR; encoded by the coding sequence ATGTTGGCGATTATTGGTGGTACCGGTCTTAACGACTTTCAACAGGGCGCAACCGTAGGCGAGCGGCTTACCCCTTATGGCGAAACGTCTGCAGCCATTATTCAAACCCAGCTAAATGGTCGTGATGTAGTTTTTCTTGCGCGTCACGGTAGTCCGCATCGAATTCCGCCACATAAAGTCAATTATCGAGCCAACCTGTGGGCGTTAAAGCAGTTAGGGGTGGATAGGGTGCTTGCGGTTAATGCGGTGGGTGGTATTCATCCATCGATGCCTGCGGGAGCCATAGTTATTCCGGATCAGCTTGTGGATTACAGTTACGACCGTGAGCATACTTTTTTTGATGGTGTTGCCATTGGTGATCAAGCGGCTGCGCTGGAGCATGTGGACTTTAGTTACCCTTATTCAGCGTCATTGCGTCAGGCATTGCTATCTGCAGCTGAACATATTGGTTTGGCGGTAAGCGATAAAGCGGTTTATGCGGTCACCCAGGGCCCGCGCCTGGAAACAGCCGCGGAAATTAATCGCCTGGAGCGAGATGGTTGCGATATTGTCGGGATGACAGCAATGCCGGAGGCGGTGTTGGCCAGAGAGTTAGGTATCGATTATGCCAGTATTTGTCTGGTGGTTAATCCTGCCGCTGGACGCAGTTCAACCCTAATCACTATGGATGATATTCATCGGGTGATAGCGTCAGGCATGGGCAGGTAA
- a CDS encoding mechanosensitive ion channel family protein has translation MSESLAGQTYFGVDISAYPWLWEVFSLVLATLLAHYLLGLAFKKLDVQLNKTHNLWDDALLEAAKKPAGFMVWLFGFSLVAQVLIDSSDAVVFQMFGNVRSLLVVALLAWFLIRVIYQVERRLISSEYDEPVDETTVLALGKLVRAAVVITSALVILQTMGYSVSGVLAFGGVGGIAVGFAAKDLLANFFGGLMVYLDRPFAVGDWVRSPDKEIEGTVEHIGWRQTRIRTFDKRPLYVPNSVFSHISVENPSRMHNRRIYEKIGVRYDDASKVKAIVADVKTLLEQHEDIDHEQTLIVNFNSFAPSSLEFFIYTFTKTTNWVEYHQVKQRVLLEILDIIFHHEADVAYPTTTLKVPDAIHLASSQ, from the coding sequence ATGAGTGAGTCGTTGGCAGGTCAAACGTATTTTGGCGTTGATATATCCGCTTATCCCTGGTTGTGGGAGGTTTTTAGTCTGGTTTTGGCAACCCTGCTTGCTCATTATCTGCTGGGGTTGGCTTTTAAGAAGTTAGACGTTCAACTTAATAAGACCCACAACCTGTGGGACGATGCTTTGCTCGAAGCGGCCAAAAAGCCTGCAGGATTTATGGTGTGGTTATTCGGTTTTAGTTTGGTCGCTCAGGTGTTGATCGACAGCTCTGATGCCGTTGTGTTTCAGATGTTCGGCAATGTTCGCTCTTTGTTAGTGGTGGCATTATTAGCGTGGTTTTTAATTCGGGTAATTTACCAGGTTGAAAGGCGTTTAATCTCCTCTGAATACGATGAACCGGTGGATGAAACCACGGTACTTGCACTGGGGAAATTAGTGCGCGCTGCTGTAGTCATTACATCTGCATTGGTGATACTGCAAACCATGGGTTACAGCGTATCAGGTGTCCTCGCCTTTGGTGGGGTAGGCGGTATCGCCGTTGGTTTTGCTGCCAAGGATTTACTGGCCAACTTTTTTGGTGGGTTAATGGTCTATCTTGATCGGCCGTTTGCGGTTGGTGATTGGGTGCGTTCTCCGGATAAGGAAATTGAGGGCACGGTCGAACATATTGGCTGGCGTCAGACCAGAATCAGAACCTTTGATAAGCGGCCCTTGTATGTGCCGAATTCAGTATTTAGTCATATTTCTGTTGAAAACCCTTCGCGTATGCATAATCGCCGTATTTATGAAAAGATCGGTGTGCGCTATGACGATGCCAGCAAAGTAAAAGCCATTGTTGCCGATGTTAAAACGTTATTAGAACAGCATGAAGATATTGATCATGAGCAAACCTTGATCGTAAATTTTAATAGCTTCGCCCCCTCTTCATTGGAGTTCTTTATTTACACTTTTACCAAGACAACCAATTGGGTGGAGTACCACCAAGTAAAACAGCGGGTGTTGTTAGAAATACTGGATATCATCTTTCATCACGAAGCTGATGTGGCCTATCCAACAACAACTCTAAAAGTACCAGATGCTATCCATTTAGCTTCCTCTCAATAG
- a CDS encoding DUF6763 family protein: MKSTIPQIGNWYREIQQGLMFEVVAVDDSAQTIETQFIDGAITEFDFDSWREMLLEEVEEPEDWRNAYELSSEDYANADDTFYPEDWSGPLEMIETDIVNGMYDDF; encoded by the coding sequence ATGAAGAGCACTATTCCACAAATCGGTAATTGGTATAGAGAAATTCAGCAAGGTTTAATGTTCGAAGTGGTTGCAGTTGACGACAGCGCACAAACGATTGAAACCCAATTTATCGATGGTGCTATCACGGAATTTGACTTTGATAGCTGGCGTGAAATGCTATTGGAAGAAGTCGAAGAACCCGAAGATTGGCGCAATGCTTATGAGCTCAGCAGCGAAGATTACGCCAACGCCGATGATACTTTTTATCCGGAAGACTGGAGCGGACCACTGGAAATGATCGAAACAGACATCGTTAATGGTATGTACGACGATTTCTAA